A window of the Lactuca sativa cultivar Salinas chromosome 5, Lsat_Salinas_v11, whole genome shotgun sequence genome harbors these coding sequences:
- the LOC111889588 gene encoding glycosyltransferase-like At2g41451 isoform X1, whose product MTGLYSSMKYSPSSSSLSQSSQAFTSRILLLLTLLPLSLAAFAFVLQWRGEISDPTIRWSSINRLDFPGMDTTTSSTVTSRTSSSCADILGQSRSVSFPYFRDWKFNYESDLKPKICITSSTSAGLEQILPWIFYHKVIGVTNFFLFVEGKAASPGVSKVLESIPNVKLIHRTKELEEEQAKSRIWNETWLSSFFYKPCNYELFVKQSLNMEMAITMSEETDMDWILHLDTDELIHPAGTREYSLRQLLSGVSENVDTVVFPNYESSVERDDIKEPFSEVSMFKKNFDHLMKETYFGNYKESTRGNPNYFLTYGNGKSAARVQPHLRPNGAHRWHNYMKTPVEVKFDEAAVLHYTYTKFSDLTSRRDRCGCKPTKEEVKRCFMLEFDRAAFIIASTATEEEMLNWYREHVVWTDKELQKKLMKKGILIRIYAPMVIMQGLREAGVYASLIASVQTNLSKDTFLSNNEIINNSSKGFEGVSSRNIGNEEPRMAVAARNVLQIEDANLWAVPPLSPPMVDDIDHYI is encoded by the exons ATGACGGGTCTTTATTCATCTATGAAATACAGCCCATCTTCATCATCATTATCGCAATCTTCTCAGGCTTTCACTTCCAGAATCTTACTCTTACTCACACTCCTCCCGCTCTCTCTAGCAGCATTCGCATTCGTCCTCCAATGGCGTGGCGAAATCAGTGACCCGACAATCCGATGGTCTTCTATAAATCGCCTTGATTTTCCGGGTATGGATACTACCACCTCCTCCACAGTCACCTCCCGCACTTCCTCCAGTTGCGCGGATATCTTGGGGCAAAGCCGTTCTGTTTCTTTTCCTTACTTTAGGGATTGGAAATTCAATTACGAATCCGATCTAAAACCTAAG ATATGCATAACTTCAAGCACTTCTGCTGGCTTAGAACaaatattaccatggattttctATCATAAAGTTATTGGTGTTACAAACTTCTTCTTGTTTGTGGAAGGAAAAGCTGCAAGTCCAGGTGTATCTAAAGTTCTAGAGTCCATTCCT AATGTGAAGCTGATTCATAGGACAAAAGAACTCGAGGAAGAGCAAGCCAAAAG CCGAATTTGGAACGAGACTTGGTTGTCAAGCTTCTTCTACAAACCATGCAACTATGAATTATTTGTCAAGCAATCTCTCAATATGGAAATGGCTATTACCATGTCAGAG GAAACCGATATGGACTGGATTCTTCATCTAGACACAGATGAGTTAATTCATCCAGCTGGCACTCGTGAATACTCTCTCAGACAACTGTTATCTGGAGTCTCTGAAAATGTTGATACAGTTGTCTTTCCAAACTAT GAGAGCAGTGTTGAAAGAGATGACATAAAAGAACCTTTTAGTGAG GTGTCAATGTTCAAAAAGAATTTTGATCACCTTATGAAGGAAACATACTTTGGAAATTATAAAGAATCAACTCGTGGTAATCCAAATTACTTTTTAACATATGGAAATGGGAAATCAGCTGCACGTGTTCAGCCACATTTACGCCCTAATGGTGCACATAGATGGCATAACTATATGAAGACTCCCGT tGAGGTGAAATTTGATGAGGCTGCTGTTTTACATTACACATATACAAAGTTTTCTGATTTGACATCAAGGCGTGATCGATGTGGCTGCAAGCCTACTAAAGAAGAGGTTAAAAGATGCTTCATGTTGGAATTCGATAGAGCT GCCTTTATAATTGCTTCAACTGCAACAGAGGAGGAGATGCTAAATTG GTACCGTGAACACGTTGTATGGACTGACAAAGAGCTacaaaagaaactcatgaaaaagGGAATTCTAATCCGCATTTACGCTCCAATG GTGATCATGCAAGGATTACGGGAAGCGGGTGTTTACGCTTCTTTAATTGCGTCTGTTCAAACAAATTTATCAAAGGATACGTTTTTGTCAAACAACGAGATTATTAATAATTCTTCGAAAGGCTTTGAAGGTGTTTCTTCTAGAAACATTGGCAATGAAGAACCTCGGATGGCTGTGGCTGCTAGGAATGTTTTACAAATAGAAGATGCAAATTTATGGGCAGTGCCGCCACTCTCGCCTCCGATGGTGGATGATATTGACCATTATATATGA
- the LOC111889563 gene encoding uncharacterized mitochondrial protein AtMg00810-like: protein MEDSVNKRILATGKHKDGLYVLNLGFKALYGLKQAPRAWFQRLSSFLINQGFMCSQADTSLFIFHRGSCLLYSLVYVDDIILTGNHDQTITRFIACLKNEFAIKDLGRLSYFLGLEVSYTSAGLFLSQSKYAHDILKRANLLDSKPVGTPLATNDVFTTNGQSFHDPTLYRSFVGALQYLTITRPDLSYAVNQASQFLHSPTDQHFQLVKRIMRYVKGTITHGLHFSCPDKSMLIGYSDADWATCIETRRSTYSYSIFFGGNLISWSAKKQLTVSRSSCESEYRAMANTAAELIWISHLLCDLNALPSSRPTLLCDNFSAIFLSQNPVAHRCAKHIDIDYHFVYELVLSGKLHTKFEPTKLQVADIFTKPLPRPLFESFRD, encoded by the exons ATGGAG GATTCGGTCAACAAAAGAATTCTAGCCACAGGGAAGCATAAAGATGGTCTTTATGTATTGAACTTGGGTTTTAAAGCTCTTTATGGTCTTAAACAAGCCCCAAGGGCTTGGTTTCAACGTTTAAGCTCTTTTCTGATCAACCAGGGCTTCATGTGTAGTCAAGCCGACACCTCACTTTTTATTTTTCATCGTGGATCATGCCTTTTATATTCGTTGGTGTACGTTGATGATATCATCCTCACCGGAAATCATGATCAAACCATTACACGCTTTATCGCTTGTTTAAAAAATGAATTTGCGATTAAGGATTTAGGCAGATTAAGTTATTTTCTTGGTCTTGAAGTTTCATACACATCAGCTGGTCTTTTTCTTAGTCAAAGTAAGTATGCTCATGACATTCTCAAACGGGCAAATCTTTTAGATTCAAAACCCGTCGGGACCCCTCTTGCCACAAATGACGTTTTCACCACCAACGGACAAAGTTTTCATGATCCTACTTTATATCGATCCTTTGTCGGAGCTCTTCAATATTTAACTATCACCAGACCGGATCTTTCATATGCTGTTAATCAGGCTAGTCAATTTCTACACTCACCCACTGATCAACATTTTCAATTGGTAAAGAGGATTATGCGATATGTCAAAGGCACTATTACTCATGGTCTTCATTTCTCATGTCCTGACAAATCTATGCTCATTGGATACTCTGATGCCGATTGGGCTACATGCATTGAGACCAGGCGTTCCACCTACAGCTACTCAATCTTCTTTGGTGGAAATCTTATATCTTGGAGTGCTAAAAAACAGCTCACAGTTTCACGATCAAGCTGCGAATCTGAATACCGAGCAATGGCTAACACCGCTGCTGAGCTTATATGGATTTCTCATTTATTGTGTGACTTAAACGCCTTGCCCTCTTCACGTCCTACTTTATTATGTGACAATTTTAGTGCCATATTTCTTAGCCAAAATCCAGTCGCTCACAGATGTGCTAAACATATTGATATTGATTACCACTTTGTTTATGAGTTGGTGTTATCCGGTAAATTGCACACAAAATTTGAGCCTACCAAGCTTCAGGTGgctgatattttcacaaaacccTTACCAAGACCGCTATTTGAATCATTTCGTGACTAG
- the LOC111889588 gene encoding glycosyltransferase-like At2g41451 isoform X2, whose translation MTGLYSSMKYSPSSSSLSQSSQAFTSRILLLLTLLPLSLAAFAFVLQWRGEISDPTIRWSSINRLDFPGMDTTTSSTVTSRTSSSCADILGQSRSVSFPYFRDWKFNYESDLKPKICITSSTSAGLEQILPWIFYHKVIGVTNFFLFVEGKAASPGVSKVLESIPNVKLIHRTKELEEEQAKSRIWNETWLSSFFYKPCNYELFVKQSLNMEMAITMSEETDMDWILHLDTDELIHPAGTREYSLRQLLSGVSENVDTVVFPNYESSVERDDIKEPFSEVSMFKKNFDHLMKETYFGNYKESTRGNPNYFLTYGNGKSAARVQPHLRPNGAHRWHNYMKTPVYISHFPLLLVFSDLTSRRDRCGCKPTKEEVKRCFMLEFDRAAFIIASTATEEEMLNWYREHVVWTDKELQKKLMKKGILIRIYAPMVIMQGLREAGVYASLIASVQTNLSKDTFLSNNEIINNSSKGFEGVSSRNIGNEEPRMAVAARNVLQIEDANLWAVPPLSPPMVDDIDHYI comes from the exons ATGACGGGTCTTTATTCATCTATGAAATACAGCCCATCTTCATCATCATTATCGCAATCTTCTCAGGCTTTCACTTCCAGAATCTTACTCTTACTCACACTCCTCCCGCTCTCTCTAGCAGCATTCGCATTCGTCCTCCAATGGCGTGGCGAAATCAGTGACCCGACAATCCGATGGTCTTCTATAAATCGCCTTGATTTTCCGGGTATGGATACTACCACCTCCTCCACAGTCACCTCCCGCACTTCCTCCAGTTGCGCGGATATCTTGGGGCAAAGCCGTTCTGTTTCTTTTCCTTACTTTAGGGATTGGAAATTCAATTACGAATCCGATCTAAAACCTAAG ATATGCATAACTTCAAGCACTTCTGCTGGCTTAGAACaaatattaccatggattttctATCATAAAGTTATTGGTGTTACAAACTTCTTCTTGTTTGTGGAAGGAAAAGCTGCAAGTCCAGGTGTATCTAAAGTTCTAGAGTCCATTCCT AATGTGAAGCTGATTCATAGGACAAAAGAACTCGAGGAAGAGCAAGCCAAAAG CCGAATTTGGAACGAGACTTGGTTGTCAAGCTTCTTCTACAAACCATGCAACTATGAATTATTTGTCAAGCAATCTCTCAATATGGAAATGGCTATTACCATGTCAGAG GAAACCGATATGGACTGGATTCTTCATCTAGACACAGATGAGTTAATTCATCCAGCTGGCACTCGTGAATACTCTCTCAGACAACTGTTATCTGGAGTCTCTGAAAATGTTGATACAGTTGTCTTTCCAAACTAT GAGAGCAGTGTTGAAAGAGATGACATAAAAGAACCTTTTAGTGAG GTGTCAATGTTCAAAAAGAATTTTGATCACCTTATGAAGGAAACATACTTTGGAAATTATAAAGAATCAACTCGTGGTAATCCAAATTACTTTTTAACATATGGAAATGGGAAATCAGCTGCACGTGTTCAGCCACATTTACGCCCTAATGGTGCACATAGATGGCATAACTATATGAAGACTCCCGTGTATATATCACACTTTCCATTACTACTTGTG TTTTCTGATTTGACATCAAGGCGTGATCGATGTGGCTGCAAGCCTACTAAAGAAGAGGTTAAAAGATGCTTCATGTTGGAATTCGATAGAGCT GCCTTTATAATTGCTTCAACTGCAACAGAGGAGGAGATGCTAAATTG GTACCGTGAACACGTTGTATGGACTGACAAAGAGCTacaaaagaaactcatgaaaaagGGAATTCTAATCCGCATTTACGCTCCAATG GTGATCATGCAAGGATTACGGGAAGCGGGTGTTTACGCTTCTTTAATTGCGTCTGTTCAAACAAATTTATCAAAGGATACGTTTTTGTCAAACAACGAGATTATTAATAATTCTTCGAAAGGCTTTGAAGGTGTTTCTTCTAGAAACATTGGCAATGAAGAACCTCGGATGGCTGTGGCTGCTAGGAATGTTTTACAAATAGAAGATGCAAATTTATGGGCAGTGCCGCCACTCTCGCCTCCGATGGTGGATGATATTGACCATTATATATGA